The genomic segment TCCTGGCCGCGCCGCAGAAGGTCTTCCAGATCCGGCGGCCTCGGCCCGACCGGTTGCGGGCCCGAGCCCCATGGCCCCTTTGGACCCGAGCCCCATGGGCCACCGCCCTGATTCTTCCACGGCATTCGACGCTCTCCTCGGCAGGGTGGAATTGCCCCCGCCCGCTTTGTCCGGTCCGGCTTTATAGGGGACAGGCAAGTCCCTTACAACGCAGCCCTGACCGTCTTCCGAGCTATGCTCGGGCACGAAAAAGTCAATGTAAACATTGACGAAAGCGGTTAATGGCCGCGCCGCCGACGATATGTCACATAGGAGACGTCGGCGCTGTCGTCGGGGCCGGCAGGGTGGCGGATGCGTTCAACCTCGTCCCATTCCGCCTTGTCGATGTCGAAATGCGTGTCGCCTTCGGGGCGCGTGTGCACTTCGGTAATTTCGAGACGATCGGCGCGATCCAGCCATTGCCGGAAGATCTCGGCGCCGCCGATCACCGCGATCTCAGTGACCGAACGCCGCAGGGCATCGCCAAGCGCGACCGCACCGGCATCCGCTGGCGACGTCGTGACGATGGCGCCATTGGCGCGATAGGCCGCATCGCGCGTGACCACGATGTTGGTGCGGCCCGGCAGCGGCCGGCGCAGGGTCTCGAAGGTCTTGCGCCCCATGATCACGGGCTTGCCGATGGTCAGCGCCTTGAAGCGCGCCATATCGGACTTCAACCGCCACGGCATGGCATTGCCCGTGCCGATAACGCCGTTCTCCGCGATCGCGACGACGAAGACGATCTCCATCAGGCAGAGCTCCCGGCAAGCTGTGTCAGCGCAGGCCCGGTGACGCGGCACAGCGTCCAGTCGTCCATCATGACCGCGCCGAGCGATTTGTAGAACGCGATCGAGGGTGCGTTCCAGTCGAGCACCGCCCATTGCAGGCGCGACCAGCCGTTGTCGAGGCATTCCCTGGCGAGATAGGCCAGCAGCGCCTTGCCGAGACCCTTGCCCCGATGCGACGGCCGCACATAGAGATCTTCGAGATAGATGCCGTGGCGGCCGCTGAAGGTGGAGAAATTGAGAAACCACACCGCGAAGCCGACCGGCTCGCCGTTCCACTCCGCGATCGCGCAATAGAGCTGCGGCCGCTCGCCGAACAGCGCGTCGGCGATGTCGGCCTCGGTCGCCTCGACCTCGTGCGTGAGCTTTTCGTACTCAGCGAGCTCGCGGATGAAGGACAGGACGAGCCCGGCCTCCCCGAGCTGCGCACGGCGGATGGTCGACGACATCGGTGTCAGACCGCGACTTCCGCCTTGATGTGCGGATGCGGATCGTAGCCGACGAGCTCGAAGTCTTCGTAGCGGAAGGAGAAGATGTCCTTCACATCGGGGTTGATCCGCATCACCGGCAGCGCGCGAGGTGCGCGGCTGAGCTGGAGCCGCGCCTGCTCCAGGTGGTTGGAATAGAGATGGGTGTCGCCGAGCGAGTGCACGAAGTCGCCGGGCTTGAGGCCGGTAACTTGCGCGACCATCATGGTGAGCAGCGCGTAGGATGCGATGTTGAAGGGCACGCCG from the Bradyrhizobium sp. WBAH42 genome contains:
- a CDS encoding dihydrofolate reductase, with product MEIVFVVAIAENGVIGTGNAMPWRLKSDMARFKALTIGKPVIMGRKTFETLRRPLPGRTNIVVTRDAAYRANGAIVTTSPADAGAVALGDALRRSVTEIAVIGGAEIFRQWLDRADRLEITEVHTRPEGDTHFDIDKAEWDEVERIRHPAGPDDSADVSYVTYRRRRGH
- a CDS encoding GNAT family N-acetyltransferase translates to MSSTIRRAQLGEAGLVLSFIRELAEYEKLTHEVEATEADIADALFGERPQLYCAIAEWNGEPVGFAVWFLNFSTFSGRHGIYLEDLYVRPSHRGKGLGKALLAYLARECLDNGWSRLQWAVLDWNAPSIAFYKSLGAVMMDDWTLCRVTGPALTQLAGSSA